The following coding sequences lie in one Aspergillus puulaauensis MK2 DNA, chromosome 3, nearly complete sequence genomic window:
- a CDS encoding opsin family protein (COG:S;~EggNog:ENOG410PJV8;~InterPro:IPR001425;~PFAM:PF01036;~TransMembrane:7 (o63-82i91-110o146-164i171-192o198-217i229-248o268-287i);~go_component: GO:0016020 - membrane [Evidence IEA];~go_function: GO:0005216 - ion channel activity [Evidence IEA];~go_process: GO:0006811 - ion transport [Evidence IEA]) produces MMEEILKKTVTVTHTLTQTQTITDGLPFPEPTTSTTSSVAPIPTVIPGGHHTFQNIDTPAKRTLWVVTVLMALSSVVFYVLSNRVQLPKRVIHYLISVTTTVSFLIYLALATGQGLNWKHDTLKHNHKHVPNTDQHVLRQVLWLRYVNWFITDPLILTSLTLVSGLPGASLFAAIAADYVMLASGIFGTYAGHAARQWVWFTISAIAFITVVYHIGIKGTRAASNRDAHTRRLFSVIASVALIAKALYPITLAAGPLALKLGLTGETVLFAIHDIVIQGILGYWLVIANDAASGTNLYVDGFWSSGLGNEGAIRINEEEGA; encoded by the exons ATGATGGAGGAGATACTCAAGAAGACCGTCACTGTCACGCATACGTTGACACAAACACAGACCATCACTGATGGCCTTCCTTTCCCGGAGCCTACCACGAGTACGACCTCGTCGGTTGCGCCCATTCCGACTGTGATTCCAGGCGGGCATCATACATTCCAGAATATTGACACACCTGCAAAGCGGACATTATG GGTTGTCACAGTGCTCATGGCACTTTCGTCTGTCGTGTTCTACGTCCTCAGCAACCGCGTACAGCTA CCGAAACGTGTGATACACTATCTCATCTCCGTCACGACTACTGTTTCATTCCTTATCTATCTCGCGCTTGCTACCGGCCAAGGCCTCAACTGGAAGCATGACACGCTTAAGCATAACCACAAGCATGTTCCCAACACCGACCAGCATGTCCTCCGCCAGGTCCTCTGGCTGCGCTACGTCAACTGGTTCATCACGGATCCCCTGATCCTTACCAGTTTGACGCTCGTCTCCGGTCTCCCTGGCGCATCGCTTTTCGCAGCCATTGCTGCAGACTACGTCATGCTTGCTTCCGGTATCTTTGGCACCTATGCCGGCCATGCTGCGCGCCAGTGGGTCTGGTTTACCATCAGCGCGATTGCCTTTATCACGGTGGTTTATCACATTGGCATCAAGGGAACCAGAGCCGCTAGCAACAGGGATGCGCACACCCGTCGCCTTTTCTCAGTTATCGCGAGCGTGGCGCTCATCGCGAAGGCATTGTATCCAAT TACTCTCGCCGCAGGCCCCCTTGCCCTCAAACTGGGCCTCACCGGGGAGACCGTCTTGTTCGCTATTCACGACATTGTGATTCAGGGAATTCTAGGCTATTGGCTCGTTATTGCCAACGATGCCGCTTCTGGAAC CAACCTCTATGTCGACGGCTTCTGGTCTAGTGGTCTTGGTAACGAAGGAGCAATCCGCAtcaatgaggaagagggtgCTTAA
- the SYM1_2 gene encoding Mpv17/PMP22 family protein (COG:S;~EggNog:ENOG410PNK9;~InterPro:IPR007248;~PFAM:PF04117;~TransMembrane:1 (n14-25c32/33o52-71i);~go_component: GO:0016021 - integral component of membrane [Evidence IEA]), translating to MLRWYQSKLARQPILTTSISSAVLFATGDVLAQQAVDRRGLEKHDFARTGRMAFYGGAIFGPAATVWFSFLQRNVVFKSNKATIAARVGLDQGLFGPLNISCFLTSMAVMEGADPIEKWKSSFLPVYKANLTVWPMVQTINFAFVPLEYRVLLVNFISLGWNCFLSLISSGDK from the exons ATGTTGCGCTG GTACCAGTCGAAGCTCGCAAGGCAGCCCATTCTCACAACCAGTATTAGCAGTGCT GTGCTTTTTGCTACTGGCGATGTTCTAGCCCAGCAGGCAGTCGATCGCAGGGGCCTTGAGAAGCATGACTTCGCAAGGACAGGGCGCATGGCGTTCTACGGTGGTG CGATATTTGGGCCGGCCGCCACGGTTTGGTTTAGCTTCTTGCAACGCAACGTTGTGTTCAAGAGCAACAAGGCTACAATCGCCGCGCGTGTGGGTCTTGACCAAGGTCTCTTTGGTCCACTCAACATTTCCTGCTTCCTAACATCAATGGCCGTCATGGAGGGCGCTGATCCTATCGAGAAGTGGAAGTCGAGCTTCCTCCCGGTCTACAAGGCTAATTTGACGGTCTGGCCTATGGTTCAGACCATTAACTTCGCATTCGTGCCCCTGGAATACCGTGTGCTTTTGGTGAACTTTATCAGTTTGG GCTGGAACTGCTTCCTAAGCTTGATCAGTAGCGGCGACAAATAG
- a CDS encoding ADP-ribosylglycohydrolase family protein (COG:O;~EggNog:ENOG410PNVC;~InterPro:IPR005502,IPR036705;~PFAM:PF03747): MNSPTVASRIKGSIFGVAVVDALGGPVEFHARGSFEPVTDFQHNATFGVPPGTWTDDTSMTLCLAKSLIDSKGQFVAQAAIRNYIEWHENGYLSATDNCFDVGIGTTRALKIWKTYFEQSPGVKKDDPVGHEGGQPAIDKALKREYSCGNGSLMRISPIGLVYFRDMDEALYNAAASSNATHPYPTCAECCVIYTKLIVRALNGASKEDLAQEVVSTEFKDTKLKQQLSRYTSLQDWQATDEDVIKSSGYVVSTLDAALWSFFTTSTFESGALRAVNLGDDADTVGAVYGGLAGAFYGLGAIPSGWVAGLQKREVVDEIASGLVSLSQ; this comes from the exons ATGAATTCCCCCACGGTTGCGTCCAGAATCAAAGGATCGATCTTCGGGGTGGCCGTTGTCGATGCGCTGGGGGGACCAGTGGAGTTCCACGCGCGGGGCAGCTTTGAGCCTGTCACCGATTTCCAACACAACGCGACCTTTGGTGTTCCTCCAGG CACCTGGACTGATGACACATCCATGACCCTATGCCTTGCCAAATCACTCATCGACTCAAAGGGCCAGTTTGTTGCCCAAGCCGCTATCCGAAACTATATCGAGTGGCACGAGAATGGCTATCTTTCAGCAACAGATAACTGCTTTGATGTCGGGATTGGTACAACAAGGGCGCTCAAAATCTGGAAAACCTACTTTGAACAATCGCCTGGTGTCAAAAAGGACGATCCAGTGGGGCATGAGGGCGGCCAGCCTGCCATTGACAAGGCTTTGAAGCGCGAG TATTCCTGCGGAAATGGCTCCCTCATGCGCATTTCCCCAATCGGCCTCGTGTACTTTCGCGACATGGACGAAGCGTTGTAcaatgctgctgcttcctccAATGCCACTCATCCGTATCCAACGTGTGCTGAGTGTTGTGTAATTTACACCAAACTCATCGTACGCGCACTGAATGGCGCCAGCAAAGAGGACCTTGCCCAGGAGGTGGTGTCCACAGAATTCAAAGACACAAAGTTGAAACAGCAGTTGAGTCGCTATACTAGCTTACAGGACTGGCAAGCCACAGACGAAGATGTCATCAAGTCCTCAGGCTACGTGGTCTCCACGCTTGATGCTGCTCTGTGGTCGTTTTTTACCACGTCCACTTTCGAGAGCGGAGCTTTGAGGGCCGTGAACTTGGGAGATGATGCGGATACTGTGGGTGCAGTATATGGAGGTTTGGCGGGGGCATTTTACGGTCTGGGGGCGATACCGTCTGGATGGGTTGCGGGGCTGCAGAAGAGAGAGGTCGTGGATGAAATTGCTTCAGGGCTTGTTTCCCTTAGCCAGTGA
- a CDS encoding uncharacterized protein (COG:S;~EggNog:ENOG410Q0B0), which translates to MVPKTNRIEDFPDHWKSTLLGVKFWKDAEEWNHETNNKIEAGESTFNRLSRRKKMRDDGEEEEEELELHVKERAIVTPTFPPDQATPTNLLMEFRGGALWAAIPRNRRVLGLDVFWPVQTDNLMHETEKAGTGNQNRIDAFEGEEDGEPAIFPISGMAPLCMFRNLRILKLTGMMQSYQMYIFQAAWLNTDLEELEIEMALAPRLRRGYKWPFMKGDWRLDKANYGEPVYYGNGEGSLVRTVGIGEYLDKICLEKAKIRAMAMGSTRNRLSIRTLVLSGVVVDADPFLHWFDPKRLKCINLKENCVDAGFWLPHCMKKVSVLFPRQIDEPTVIGRRVNPSAELKVVELKGGKKIGEIPYRGPKSLEEDIPRNVGVKTNSIKWSENAKDHILDKDQVEVAI; encoded by the exons ATGGTGCCAAAAACAAACCGCATTGAAGACTTCCCAGATCACTGGAAATCCACCCTCCTGGGCGTCAAGTTCTGGAAAGACGCCGAAGAATGGAATCACGAAACAAACAACAAGATTGAAGCAGGCGA ATCTACCTTCAACAGACTGAGCCGcagaaagaagatgagggacgatggcgaggaagaagaagaggaactgGAACTCCATGTCAAGGAACGTGCCATTGTCACTCCAACCTTTCCCCCTGACCAAGCAACACCAACAAATCTTCTTATGGAGTTCCGCGGAGGAGCGCTCTGGGCAGCCATCCCAAGGAACCGCCGTGTTTTAGGCCTGGACGTGTTCTGGCCAGTCCAAACTGACAACCTCATGCACGAAACGGAGAAAGCTGGTACAGGCAATCAGAACAGAATAGATGCATTcgagggcgaagaagatggcgaacCCGCAATCTTCCCAATTAGTGGAATGGCGCCTCTCTGCATGTTTCGTAACCTGCGCATCCTGAAACTCACGGGGATGATGCAGTCTTACCAGATGTACATCTTCCAAGCCGCGTGGCTCAACACCGATCTTGAGGAGCTTGAAATTGAAATGGCCCTTGCCCCGCGTCTTCGTCGTGGTTACAAATGGCCTTTTATGAAGGGAGACTGGCGCCTTGATAAAGCCAATTACGGAGAGCCCGTCTACTA CGGTAACGGTGAAGGCTCTCTCGTCCGCACCGTCGGAATCGGTGAATACCTCGACAAGATTTGCCTTGAAAAGGCCAAAATACGAGCCATGGCCATGGGAAGCACCCGCAACCGTCTTTCAATCCGCACACTGGTTCTCTCCGGCGTCGTGGTCGACGCAGACCCCTTCCTGCACTGGTTCGACCCAAAGCGTTTGAAATGTATCAACCTCAAGGAAAACTGTGTGGACGCGGGGTTCTGGCTTCCACACTGTATGAAGAAAGTATCTGTTCTTTTTCCCAGACAGATCGATGAGCCTACCGTTATTGGTCGTCGTGTGAATCCTTCGGCCGAGTTGAAGGTTGTTGAGCTTAAGGGTGGAAAGAAAATCGGCGAGATACCCTATCGCGGGCCGAAgagtttggaggaggatataCCCAGGAATGTTGGCGTTAAGACCAACAGTATTAAGTGGAGTGAGAACGCAAAGGACCATATTCTTGACAAAGATCAGGTTGAGGTTGCTATCTAG
- a CDS encoding peptide MFS transporter (COG:E;~EggNog:ENOG410Q5CS;~InterPro:IPR000109,IPR036259;~PFAM:PF00854;~TransMembrane:10 (i145-168o174-199i230-251o257-278i339-356o386-403i415-437o471-492i504-525o531-551i);~go_component: GO:0016020 - membrane [Evidence IEA];~go_function: GO:0022857 - transmembrane transporter activity [Evidence IEA];~go_process: GO:0055085 - transmembrane transport [Evidence IEA]): MSAAEHGVEAAQSALAGDNPITTAPVIEKDQIVGQSEKALAETPDGEEPNDEENRTLRHVAENLPISAWLVAFVELCERFTYYGMSGMFQNYVQRPLDGSEGRGALGMGHQGATGLTTFFQFWCYVTPIIGAIVADQYLGKYKTIVLFCGVYLVGLLILVLTSIPTALENGAGLGGFIAAILVIGLGTGGIKSNVAPLIADQYKRKRMAVSTTKKGERVVIDPSLTIQRIYMIFYGCINIGSLSLLATPYMERDIGFWSAYLLCLCMFAVGTAVVICGRKFYVVRPPQGSVITDAFKALWIMVINRNMDAPKPTWQAENGGNRPYVPWDDHFIDELKRALVACRVFCFYPIYWVVYGQFSSNFVTQAGQMQGHGIPNDLMQNFDPISIIVFIPVLETLVYPVLRRLRIRFRPISRISLGFIVASLAMMYAAIVQHLIYSAGPCYESPGCDASIVDGSAQGNNIHIAIQTPAYFFIGISEIFASVSGLEYAYTKAPPSMKSFVQSMYLLTNAFGSALAEALTPAAFDPAIMWMFVGLACASFLAGILFFAIYHHLNDQEDAMNALDADDPEGPPPQYAEKREQEN; the protein is encoded by the exons ATGTCTGCTGCAGAGCATGGCGTTGAGGCCGCTCA GTCGGCACTCGCTGGCGATAACCCTATCACTACTGCTCCTGTGATTGAGAAGGATCAGATTGTCGGCCAATCCGAGAAGGCTCTCGCTGAAACTCCTGATGGCGAGGAACccaacgacgaggagaaCAGAACTCTCCGGCACGTTGCAGAGAACCTTCCCATCTCTGCCTGGCTAGTTGCATTCGTCGAATTGTGTGAGCGTTTCACCTACTATGGCATGTCGGGAATGTTTCAGAACTATGTCCAACGTCCATTGGACGGAAGTGAAGGACGTGGTGCGCTGGGTATGGGGCACCAGGGAGCTACTGGCTTAACCACTTTCTTCCAATTTTGGTGCTACG TCACACCGATTATTGGTGCGATCGTTGCCGACCAGTACCTCGGCAAATACAAGACCATTGTTCTTTTCTGTGGTGTCTATTTGGTTGGATTGTTGATTCTTGTTCTCACTTCAATCCCCACCGCTCTTGAGAATGGAGCAGGCCTTGGAGGATTTATCGCGGCTATTCTCGTCATCGGTCTGGGGACTGGTGGTATCAAGAGTAACGTTGCTCCCCTG ATTGCGGACCAATATAAGCGCAAGAGGATGGCAGTGTCGACTACTaagaagggcgagagggTTGTCATTGACCCGTCTCTTACAATTCAGCGCATTTACATGATCTTCTATGGCTGTATCAACATCGGATCCCTCTCGTTGTTGGCTACACCTTACATGGAGCGGGATATCGGATTCTGGTCAGCTTACTTGCTCTGCCTGTGCATGTTTGCGGTTGGTACCGCTGTTGTCATCTGCGGACGCAAGTTCTACGTCGTCCGTCCTCCTCAAGGATCGGTCATCACCGACGCCTTCAAGGCTCTCTGGATCATGGTCATCAACCGCAACATGGACGCCCCCAAGCCCACTTGGCAGGCCGAGAATGGTGGCAACAGACCCTATGTTCCCTGGGACGACCACTTTATTGATGAGCTTAAGCGTGCCCTTGTCGCTTGCCGCGTATTCTGCTTCTATCCCATTTACTGGGTTGTTTACGGCCAGTTCTCCAGCAACTTTGTCACCCAAGCTGGTCAGATGCAAGGACACGGCATTCCCAACGATCTGATGCAAAACTTCGACCCGATCTCCATTATCGTGTTCATTCCGGTCTTGGAAACCCTGGTGTACCCCGTTCTCCGTCGTCTGCGCATTCGGTTCCGCCCCATCTCTCGTATCTCGCTCGGTTTTATCGTCGCTTCTCTGGCCATGATGTACGCTGCTATTGTTCAGCACCTCATCTACTCCGCCGGGCCATGTTACGAATCCCCTGGGTGTGATGCTTCGATTGTCGATGGTTCAGCGCAGGGCAACAACATCCATATTGCCATCCAGACACCCGCCTACTTCTTCATCGGTATTTCTGAGATTTTCGCCTCGGTGTCCGGTCTCGAGTACGCCTACACCAAGGCACCACCATCCATGAAGTCGTTCGTGCAGTCGATGTACCTGCTCACCAACGCGTTCGGATCTGCCCTCGCCGAGGCCCTGACCCCCGCTGCCTTCGACCCAGCCATCATGTGGATGTTTGTTGGCCTGGCATGCGCCTCGTTCCTCGCCGGTATCCTCTTCTTTGCCATTTACCACCACCTCAACGACCAAGAAGATGCCATGAATGCTCTTGATGCCGACGACCCTGAGGGACCTCCCCCGCAGTACgcggagaagagggagcagGAGAACTAA
- a CDS encoding DUF3716 domain-containing protein (InterPro:IPR001083,IPR022190;~PFAM:PF12511;~go_function: GO:0003677 - DNA binding [Evidence IEA];~go_function: GO:0003700 - DNA-binding transcription factor activity [Evidence IEA];~go_function: GO:0005507 - copper ion binding [Evidence IEA];~go_process: GO:0006355 - regulation of transcription, DNA-templated [Evidence IEA]) yields MSSLFELYGLTRSQNPEDNTSAYPETSRKRAAEDAEKDTTSLGPTSSQIVSLLAPVRELDWSDLIPKEPRTSDERIAAELHRRGEAVVPCVQCTRGGTWDTCVVFPVYKGRSISSYACSNCIYRHKGKQCTHRKAFEDQGGKPWDSRITAQVVAHGGLRNVMSKESQDSTFSIGETSATVTRKRKEREASTENQTQTQTTPKKSSLSSFSPRARSAFDGESLPWPVSPTSWNNTSKLRSIMKDLKSFAHITEVRIAKLEAERKRMSSTDYWNQEAAELFSKGQLKLGMKE; encoded by the exons ATGTCTTCGCTTTTTGAATTATACGGACTAACTCGAAGCCAAAACCCGGAAGACAATACTTCGGCTTACCCTGAGACTTCACGTAAGCGCGCCGCTGAGGATGCTGAGAAGG ATACAACAAGCCTGGGCCCTACCTCGTCACAAATCGTCTCTCTTTTGGCTCCCGTTAGAGAACTCGACTGGTCAGACCTAATCCCCAAAGAACCGAGAACAAGCGATGAGCGCATAGCAGCTGAACTGCATCGCCGCGGTGAGGCTGTAGTCCCATGCGTGCAATGTACACGCGGGGGCACCTGGGATACCTGCGTGGTCTTTCCAGTATACAAGGGGCGGTCCATATCGTCCTACGCGTGTTCTAATTGCATCTACCGCCACAAAGGAAAGCAATGTACTCATCGAAAGGCATTTGAGGATCAAGGTGGCAAGCCTTGGGATTCCAGAATCACCGC TCAGGTTGTAGCTCATGGGGGTCTTCGCAATGTCATGTCCAAGGAATCCCAAGATTCTACATTCAGTATTGGTGAAACTTCCGCTACTGTGACCAGAAAGCGTAAAGAACGCGAGGCGAGCACGGAAAATCAGACGCAAACGCAGACCACCCCGAAGAAGTCCAGCCTTAGCAGCTTCTCGCCCCGTGCGAGATCTGCATTCGATGGCGAATCCCTACCCTGGCCCGTATCCCCTACTTCATGGAATAATACCAGCAAACTACGTTCTATCATGAAGGACCTGAAATCATTTGCACACATTACCGAAGTTCGAATTGCGAAACTGGAAGCAGAGAGAAAGCGCATGTCTTCAACGGACTACTGGAATCAGGAAGCAGCAGAGCTCTTTTCTAAAGGGCAATTAAAGTTGGGCATGAAGGAGTAA
- the RPS2 gene encoding 40S ribosomal protein uS5 (BUSCO:EOG09264903;~COG:J;~EggNog:ENOG410PG67;~InterPro:IPR018192,IPR005324,IPR013810,IPR000851, IPR020568,IPR005711,IPR014721;~PFAM:PF03719,PF00333;~go_component: GO:0005840 - ribosome [Evidence IEA];~go_component: GO:0015935 - small ribosomal subunit [Evidence IEA];~go_function: GO:0003723 - RNA binding [Evidence IEA];~go_function: GO:0003735 - structural constituent of ribosome [Evidence IEA];~go_process: GO:0006412 - translation [Evidence IEA]) has protein sequence MADAAPRGRGGFGSRGDRGGDRGRGRGRRGRRGGKQEEKEWQPVTKLGRLVKAGKITSMEQIYLHSLPVKEFQIVDFFLPKLKDEVMKIKPVQKQTRAGQRTRFKAVVVIGDSEGHIGLGIKTSKEVATAIRAAIIIAKLAVLPVRRGYWGTNLGEPHSLPVKQSAKCGSVSVRLIPAPRGTGLVASPAVKRLLQLAGVQDAYTSSSGSTKTLENTLKATFLAVVNTYGFLTPNLWTETKLTRSPLEEFSDVLRQGKKY, from the exons ATGGCTGACGCTGCTCCCCGTGGACGTGGAGGATTCGGCTCTCGCGGCGACCGTGGTGGTGaccgtggccgtggccgtggccgtcgTGGCCGTCGTGGTGgaaagcaggaggagaaggaatggCAGCCCGTCACCAAGCTCGGCCGTCTCGTCAAGGCCGGCAAGATTACCAGCATGGAGCAGATCTACCTTCACTCTCTGCCCGTCAAGGAGTTCCAGATCGTGgacttcttcctgcccaaGCTCAAGGATGAGGTTATGAAG ATCAAACCCGTCCAGAAGCAGACCCGTGCCGGTCAGCGTACCCGTTTCAAGGCCGTCGTTGTCATCGGTGACTCCGAGGGCCACATCGGTCTCGGAATCAAGACCTCCAAGGAAGTCGCTACCGCCATCCGTGCCGCCATCATCATTGCCAAGCTCGCTGTTCTCCCCGTCCGTCGCGGTTACTGGGGTACCAACCTTGGTGAGCCTCACTCTCTGCCCGTCAAGCAGAGCGCCAAGTGTGGTTCCGTCTCCGTCAGA CTTATCCCCGCTCCCCGTGGTACCGGTCTCGTTGCCTCTCCCGCTGTCAAGCGTCTCCTTCAGCTCGCCGGTGTCCAGGACGCCTACACTTCCTCTTCCGGCTCCACCAAGACCCTCGAGAACACCCTCAAGGCTACCTTCCTTGCCGTCGTCAACACCTACGGATTCCTCACCCCCAACCTGTGGACCGAGACCAAGCTCACTCGGAGCCCCCTGGAGGAATTCAGCGATGTTCTGCGCCAGGGCAAGAAGTACTAA
- a CDS encoding uncharacterized protein (COG:C;~EggNog:ENOG410PKDH;~InterPro:IPR023210,IPR036812;~PFAM:PF00248), translating to MVKTLPFADLHVPSPGFGAMGLSFGLGSNLSLEEAEPVLLKAIELGCTFWDTAVVYQAGVNEKLLGEFIRKHNVRDKVFIASKCGFDVFGSGAVTNSAAHIKQYIEGTIERLGFTPDLYYLHRIDPKTPLEESIPALDEIRKAGKTKYIGLSESSAATLRKANSIAKIDAIQAEYSAFETLHETDGLIETAKELGVAYVAYSPLGHGWLVDNFDYKTPDDFAPDDFRRRSPKFQGENFYKNRAIVDEIKKLAVKKGVSISQIALAWVAAQGMIAIPGTTKAKRLVENWASRDIEFSDEEWKEIRRIIDSAKPAGNRYAPAQEAMVGH from the exons ATGGTCAAGACACTCCCCTTCGCCGATCTCCATGTCCCCTCTCCCGGGTTCGGTGCCATGGGCTTAAGCTTCGGTCTGGGCTCCAACCTTagcctggaagaagcagagccTGTGCTTCTAAAGGCCATTGAACTGGGCTGTACATTCTGGGATACGGCT GTCGTATACCAAGCCGGTGTAAACGAGAAGCTTCTCGGCGAATTCATCAGGAAGCACAATGTCCGCGACAAGGTCTTCA TCGCCTCCAAGTGTGGTTTCGATGTCTTCGGCAGCGGCGCTGTCACCAACTCTGCCGCCCACATTAAACAGTACATCGAAGGCACTATTGAACGCCTCGGCTTTACACCGGATCTTTACTACCTTCACCGGATTGATCCCA AAACCCCGCTGGAAGAATCCATTCCAGCCCTCGACGAGATCCGTAAGGCCGGGAAGACCAAGTACATCGGACTTTCCGAGAGCTCAGCTGCAACTCTCCGCAAAGCCAACTCAA TCGCCAAAATCGATGCTATCCAGGCCGAATACTCCGCCTTTGAGACCCTTCACGAAACAGACGGGCTCATCGAGACAGCCAAAGAGCTAGGCGTCGCCTATGTCGCCTACAGCCCTCTCGGCCACGGCTGGCTCGTGGATAACTTTGACTACAAGACGCCTGATGATTTTGCGCCGGATGACTTCCGGAGAAGGA GCCCCAAATTCCAAGGCGAAAACTTCTACAAGAACCGCGCCAtcgtcgacgagatcaagaagctggCGGTGAAGAAGGGCGTCTCAATTTCGCAGATCGCGCTTGCGTGGGTCGCGGCTCAAGGCATGATTGCTATTCCTGGCACGACCAAGGCGAAGCGGTTAGTGGAGAACTGGGCGTCGAGGGATATTGAGTTCTCAGatgaggagtggaaggagatCAGGAGGATTATTGATAGTGCGAAGCCAGCTGGGAATCGGTATGCGCCGGCGCAAGAGGCTATGGTTGGGCATTAG
- the TIF45 gene encoding eukaryotic translation initiation factor 4E (BUSCO:EOG092646VF;~COG:J;~EggNog:ENOG410PHEP;~InterPro:IPR001040,IPR019770,IPR023398;~PFAM:PF01652;~go_component: GO:0005737 - cytoplasm [Evidence IEA];~go_function: GO:0003723 - RNA binding [Evidence IEA];~go_function: GO:0003743 - translation initiation factor activity [Evidence IEA];~go_process: GO:0006413 - translational initiation [Evidence IEA]) has translation MAAVAENAPLPVTNENTPPPAVAAEEKTEKANGDAVTVFHDPENFNVKHPLMHEWTLWFTKPPSGKGDNWNDLLKEVVTFNSVEEFWGIYNNITPTSELGLKADYHLFKKGVRPEWEDPQNKHGGKWSFSFKDKRSVPIDDLWLHAQLAAIGETLENDGDQEVMGVVVNVRKGFYRVGLWTRTVGKSIPGDKNARTPAQGKEVLESIGRRFKEVLRVGSNESVEFSGHTDSAHSGSTRAKAKYTV, from the exons ATGGCCGCCGTTGCAGAGAATGCCCCCTTGCCGGTGACGAACGAGAACACGCCCCCCCCCGCGGTAgccgccgaggagaagacCGAGAAGGCAAATGGCGATGCTGTCACCGTATTCCACGACCCAGAGAACTTCAATGTGAAGCACCCCCTGATGCACGAATGGACTCTCTGGTTCACGAAGCCCCCTAGTGGCAAG GGCGATAACTGGAACGATCTTCTGAAAGAAGTTGTTACATTCAACTCTGTTGAAGAATTCTGGGGTATCTAC AATAACATCACCCCGACATCTGAACTCGGCCTCAAGGCAGACTACCACCTCTTCAAGAAGGGCGTTCGACCGGAGTGGGAAGACCCCCAAAACAAGCACGGTGGCAAGTGGTCATTTTCATTCAAGGATAAGCGGTCAGTCCCTATCGATGACCTGTGGCTGCACGCACAGCTGGCGGCAATCGGCGAAACCCTCGAAAACGATGGTGATCAGGAAGTTATGGGAGTTGTCGTGAACGTACGTAAGGGATTCTACCGTGTTGGACTTTGGACACGGACCGTCGGCAAGAGTATCCCCGGTGACAAAAACGCTCGTACACCCGCTCAAGGCAAGGAAGTGCTCGAATCTATTGGTCGACGATTCAAGGAAGTCCTCCGAGTCGGTTCAAATGAAAGTGTCGAGTTCTCAGGGCACACGGATAGCGCCCACAGTGGCAGTACAAGGGCCAAGGCCAAATACACTGTTTAA